The genomic window ATTTAAACGAGATACTATTATATATTTGTATTGTCAACACACCTAATGCACAGACCAAAACCAATAAGAAAGTGATCTTTCTGGTGTCCAGCAATATATATAATCACACCAGGTGACATCATATTTGATTATTAACACTGGCCCTGTTactgttttcttattttgtcttacTTTGTCGCAAAGAAGAATTGCTAATCTAATCTAGGAATGTCTTGTGCTAGACAAGCTATACAAAGTGCCAATTTTAGTTCTCAAATATTGATATATGTAATATAAGTATAAGAATGAAATATGTTTGAGAATCTAATCATATTGAACAGAAATTCAGAGCTACACATTTTAAAGGAAATATGCAGCTTTACTTGCAGCAGCATCATAAAAAGGAACAAACTGCAAGAAATAAAATCCTTATTCTTTGCAGTGTATTGGGTTTTCATTTCTTGCAATGAAAACCTTAAAGCTCCTAAGAATACAGTTTAAGTATCACAACACTTGCTCAATAGGTAAATACATGTAGCAATAGCCACTGAAACAGACAGTTTGGAACAGGGCTGAAAATCAGCGGTCTATTGGCATGTAAAATGAACAATCTGTGTCATGTTTTGAGCTGAAACACATTCTGGGGATATATGAGAAATTCCAACTGGTACTTTGAAATACACACTCAGCTATAACTGTGCACTAGCTTACCATTAAATGGTCATTGATCACCATCAGTTCAATGTATTTAGTCTCATCTTCTACACTCTGTGACACACGTGGAGCCtgaaaagaaacaacacaaaaaaccctTTTCCACAAACAAGATTTTTCAACAGCAAGGAGGATTTTAGACCAGAACATACAGCAAACACGATGACCGACTCACATCTCATGTGTCaccaaggaaagaaaagaaacaacaaatCAATAAGGATGAACTTTGTAAAGGTTTGTCTGTACGCTGAATTCCAAATAAAGATGAGAGCAGCTCTGGGGGGGGGGAGAAATAGAGAGCTGCAGATACAGAACTgtgtaagaagaagaagaaaaagaaaaaggaggagaagaagaaggccATAAGGGATACAGAGCTGTTGTGTGGGAGGAGAACATGAACACAATGCACTCTCTTTCTGAATTGCCATAAACTTAAAACATAGGTTTTCAGGCTCATACCTGTCTCTTTTTTCTCCTGTGAACAACTCTTGATCCAGGAAATGGAGGGCTGGGAAAAGGTGGTTCTGGTAGGTCACCTAGGAAACAGAATAAAAACCCATGATGATAATAATTTTCTATAATTGCCAGGTACAAATGCATGTCACAAAGTCATTATCACTTGTgtgacatctgtgtgtgtgtgtgtgtgtgtgtgtatgtatatatatatatatatatatatatatatatatatatatatatatatatatatgtgtgtgtgtatatatatgtgtgtgtgtatatatatatatatatatgtgtgtgtgtgtgtgtgtgtgtgtgtatatatatatatatatatatatatatatatatatacacatatgcattaaATTCCTTCTTATATCTCCAATCATCATCTTACCGTTATTTAGTCTCCTTCGACCAGCAGATTTGTACACCATGTGAATGGGGACATCTCCCTGAAAGACACAAAAGGACAAACCAGTCAAGACCATCAGATGCATTATAATCAAAACAAGGTGTGTTTTTCAGTTTCACCACACAGAAGGTAAACACATGGCTTTGACCATACCCaagattttttgcactaaagagTTCAAAGAAGAAAGAAATTCTACTTGTATAAAGGGGCTGTCAATGCTTAAATTAGGACCGCTGCCACTTTCATTAATATTGTGCTCAGAAGTAGAGAAAAGAATCTGAGAAGGCAGACGAATCAGGAAACTTAAGGGGATCATCACATCTAAATAAACAAAAGGAATTCTTAGCCAATTTCCTCCCCATTGTTGCTCATAGTGATGCTATCATAAGACTGGcccaaaatgtattttaatgttttgaatCTATTCTGGGAGAGACGgccagaatttatttatttattaattctcaTGTGCTAGATTTTGCTTTACCTACTTTGCACCCTGTCTAATTTTATCTGCGCCGTTTCTTTTATGCTCTTTCTGTCTCCCATGGGCAGTGCATCTGTGAGGCAGAGCTCAGGGCGAAAACGCCCAAAGCTCTGAGGCCACATCCTGTTTACGCTCGTCTCTACTGTACTTCAGCGAAAAGATAAGGTTGGATCTGAGAAATGTACGAGTCACAACAGGCTGAAATGCCGCCTCCTTAAAACCAGACCACGATTGAACTGGAAATATCAGGTATGGAAGATGAAGTTACAGTTTGGTAACTTCTCGCCTCAAAGGTTACAGAGACAATCGGGACGCAACAGGTTGCGATACAGCTAACTAGCATTAGCTACCTGGCTAATATCAGTCAGTCACTTCgtgtaaaaaaaaaggcaactcgCGTTTTCATTGTAAGTTTCGATGTTGGTGAACTAAATTGTTGATATGTAGATCTATTAATTAAGTTGTCAAAGTAACTAGATAACAACGATAACCCACCGTATGGACTAAAACTCCAGTCATGCTAACTAGCTAATGATACATGTCATTACATGATTATGGTGCAATGCTAACCGATAAGTGGTAACCACAACATTTGAGGTGGCTAATAAGTATGAGTCACACTTGTGTACATGTTACTCTACCCATAGATTAAATGTTATAACATCGGTAAAATGTTTTCTTACCAGATAGTCAATAGTGTACTCTATTAATGTAAATAAGGATTTTAGGAACAGCCAACAatcaaaaataaaacatcattaataaattaacaaaagtaaaagttgctttttaatttaaaaattatACTGATTTTGCAGGGCTGACCTGACTGCACACACGTTCACTTTTATTCATGAATGAGAATATATTATGGACATCCTTGAACTTGTGGGTGTACTGTCGAAGGAGATAATATTTTGAACATATATTATTGTTACATTTATAGACATGACAATATTAAGTCATGTGATGCTCAAAAATTAAAGTGAAACAACATAGCCTTTTCCAGTCACTACTGCATGTCATCACAGAGACAACACTGCATTTATAACTGAATTGCTTATTGTTCATTTGTGTAGTCTGTGTAATTCACTGCAGTACAGACTCTTACCCTGCAACCTCAGCCACCAAGTCATTCCCACTTTGTTTGCTAATGAAATGAGAGCATTGTTTCTCAGGGACAGCAGATATTGGGTCAGCTACACTGTGGTGAATAGATGAGATGTGCTGGGGGGTTGCCCATAGCTAGGTCAGTCCCTGGCATAGTTAGCTGACTGCAACAGTAATGGGGCCGTGTTGTGAATATTGTATAAccatgctttttttccccctcaaaatTAGGAGAAAAGTTACTGTGTATTGTGATCCTGTTGCCTTTCACAGCAGTGACCACCTAACATGTCTTCACGTTTGGCTTCCTCTCTTTATGTGTTTAAACAGGAACTCAACTATTGGCCTCAGTTCCTGTCAGCATCAGCCATGTCGTGCCGGGATATCCACGCTACCAACGCTTTGCCTTCATTATTGCTTTTGTGTCTGTAGGAGGGATTGCTGTGGCAGCATTAATCCCACAGTGGCGAGTTACAAGACTTGTCACTTTCAATCGCAATGCCAAGAATATCAGTGTGTATGATGGGCTGTGGGCAAAATGTGTGAAGCAGGATGGCTATTCAGGATGCTACTACTATGATTCAGAGGTATTTCTTGTGGAAATTTGTTCTTCTCAGAaatcattttacattttatttttaaatgtccTAATATCTGTCTCTTTATATTGCTAGTGGTACTCTAAAGTGGACCAGCTGGACTTGCGGCTACTTCAGTTCTGCCTACCTACAGGCCTGCTGTTTGGCTCTTTAGCCTTACTGCTATGCATGGCAGGAATGTGTAAGACCTGCTGCTGTTCTGATAAGCCGGAACCAGACATTAAGACCACACGATTCCTGGTCAACAGTGCAGGATGCCACCTGGTGGCCGGGATGTTCTTGTTCCTGGGTGGAGCTATCGCCATTGCACCCTCTGTGTGGTTCCTGTTCCGTACCAAGGAGATGAACAAAAGATATGACAACATTTTCTCTGATGGCTTTGCTGCGTATGTATCCATCGGCTGCTCTGGAGGGTTGATGCTTGCTGCCCTGCTCATGTTCATGTGGTACTGTATGTGTAAGAAGTTGCCTTCACCATTCTGGTTGCCCCTGCCCTCCATGCCTACCTCTCTGTCCACTCAGCCACTCACTGCTAATGGATATCCCCCTTCCCCAGTCTACGGTCCTCAGCCATTCCCCCCACAGACATATCCTCCCACAGTAATCGATGCCCAGGCTTATGTGCCCTCCCAGGGCTATGCCCAAAGTGTAGCTACTCCTGCACCACCACAGGTGTACATGTCTCAGATTTCTGCTCCAGATGGGTATGGGTCAGAGGTGGGAGGGACCCAGGCATACAGCTATGCTCCTTCACAAAGTTATGCTCCCTCACAAAGTTATGCTCCATCACAAAGTTATGCTCCATCTCAGGGCTACACATCCAGCTATGCTGGCCACCGCTACTCCACCCGATCACGAATGTCTGCTATCGAGATCGACATTCCTGTGCTGACTCAGGGACAGTGAGAGGCTGAAAACCTTAGCACACTGAAGCCTTCTGTCT from Sphaeramia orbicularis chromosome 16, fSphaOr1.1, whole genome shotgun sequence includes these protein-coding regions:
- the cldn12 gene encoding LOW QUALITY PROTEIN: claudin-12 (The sequence of the model RefSeq protein was modified relative to this genomic sequence to represent the inferred CDS: inserted 1 base in 1 codon) — encoded protein: MSCRDIHATNXFAFIIAFVSVGGIAVAALIPQWRVTRLVTFNRNAKNISVYDGLWAKCVKQDGYSGCYYYDSEWYSKVDQLDLRLLQFCLPTGLLFGSLALLLCMAGMCKTCCCSDKPEPDIKTTRFLVNSAGCHLVAGMFLFLGGAIAIAPSVWFLFRTKEMNKRYDNIFSDGFAAYVSIGCSGGLMLAALLMFMWYCMCKKLPSPFWLPLPSMPTSLSTQPLTANGYPPSPVYGPQPFPPQTYPPTVIDAQAYVPSQGYAQSVATPAPPQVYMSQISAPDGYGSEVGGTQAYSYAPSQSYAPSQSYAPSQSYAPSQGYTSSYAGHRYSTRSRMSAIEIDIPVLTQGQ